In Ischnura elegans chromosome 6, ioIscEleg1.1, whole genome shotgun sequence, one genomic interval encodes:
- the LOC124160282 gene encoding 5-formyltetrahydrofolate cyclo-ligase-like: MDAWCRTGTSPDSAEVFEAKSRLRRELSERIDRLSPEEIKRQSEAITRKVLQHPKYQESESVSIYLSFDKEVQTEEILHDIFAQGKECYIPQYFKGKPMEMVQILSLEDYQDLPKNKWNIKQPPKDEIRENVLDAGRLDLILLPGLGFTSTGKRLGRGKGYYDEYLVRSAALLDNSPYTIALAFSEQLVEDIPMTDKDVCVDEVISP; the protein is encoded by the exons ATGGACGCATGGTGCCGCACAGGGACTTCGCCGGATTCCGCCGAGGTGTTCGAGGCGAAGAGCAGACTTCGAAGGGAACTCTCCGAAAGGATCGACCGGTTGTCGCCCGAGGAAATAAAACGGCAGTCGGAAGCAATTACTAGAAAG gtGCTCCAGCATCCAAAGTACCAAGAATCTGAAAGTGTGTCCATTTATCTAAGCTTTGATAAAGAGGTTCAGACTGAGGAGATTCTCCACGACATCTTTGCACAAGGGAAAGAATGTTACATTCCACAGTACTTCAAGGGGAAACCAATGGAAATGGTTCAAATTTTGTCACTTGAAGACTACCAGGATTTGcctaaaaataaatggaatattaaaCAGCCTCCAAAGGATGAGATAAGAGAGAACGTCCTTGATGCAG GAAGATTGGACCTGATTTTACTTCCTGGACTTGGTTTCACATCCACAGGAAAGCGATTGGGGAGAGGCAAAGGATATTATGATGAGTACCTCGTCCGGAGTGCAGCTCTGTTGGATAATTCACCTTATACCATTGCCCTTGCATTCAGTGAGCAGTTAGTCGAGGACATACCAATGACAGACAAAGATGTGTGCGTGGATGAAGTCATATCTCCTTAG
- the LOC124160137 gene encoding tRNA (uracil(54)-C(5))-methyltransferase homolog-B-like isoform X2, translated as MYAVQLNGCEHFRDIFLPFKVAVPRVITEENQHECLAQVVTPLWNLPYGEQLALKQKWAAHVLNVLRKNLEKEGIKHGIYVKNTLQKIESSPVTEKYRNKDEFCVYTGVDGNPKTVGFFIGSKAKGSVVCVRSDELVNMRDSHKMVAKVFEEYIRASPHRTCLEFEDGGHWRNLLVRSNLKGDLMATVVFHPQSMSPEELNQEAKSLANFFEEGGGKECNLSSLYFQACPHTRCTHDQAPFQLLLRQPFLNEQCLGHTFRLSPDSFFQVNTLAAELLYEVVITLANPSYMTTLLDVCCGTGTLAVLASPRVRGVVGIESVYSAVRDARANTAANNCSNVEVVPGLAEKKLPRVISELEYASDIVAVVNPGRGGVGPQVIKALRECKQIERVVYVSCNAEGHAMRNFAQLCAPCEGKGKKWPKEGLPFSLKKVVPVDLFPHTVHCEMVLLFERKL; from the exons TTTCTGCCCTTCAAAGTTGCTGTGCCGCGGGTTATTACAGAAGAAAATCAGCATGAATGCCTTGCTCAAGTAGTCACACCTCTTTGGAATTTGCCTTACGGAGAGCAGTTGGCATTGAAACAAAAATGGGCTGCTCATGTACTCAATGTCCTCAGGAAAAATCTGGAGAAGGAAGGCATCAAGCATGGAATTTACGTTAAAAATACTCTACAAAAAATTGAATCCTca CCAGTGACAGAAAAGTATAGGAATAAAGATGAGTTTTGTGTTTACACCGGAGTTGATGGAAATCCAAAGACTGTTGGATTCTTTATTGGCTCCAAAGCCAAGGGAAGTGTTGTGTGTGTTCGAAGTGATGAGCTGGTTAATATGAGAGATTCACATAAGATGGTGGCTAAG GTATTTGAAGAATATATCAGAGCCTCTCCTCATAGAACATGTCTAGAGTTTGAAGATGGAGGACATTGGCGTAATCTCCTGGTACGCTCAAATCTGAAGGGAGACCTAATGGCAACAGTTGTATTTCATCCTCAGTCAATGAGTCCTGAGGAGTTGAATCAAGAAGCCAAGTCATTAGCTAATTTTTTTGAAGAAGGAGGTGGGAAGGAATGTAATCTTTCATCACTATACTTTCAAGCATG CCCTCACACTCGCTGCACGCATGATCAGGCTCCATTCCAACTTCTTTTAAGGCAGCCGTTTCTCAATGAGCAGTGCCTTGGTCACACTTTTCGCCTTTCTCCTGATTCCTTCTTCCAG GTGAACACATTAGCAGCTGAACTATTGTATGAAGTGGTGATAACTTTGGCTAACCCCAGCTATATGACTACTCTCTTGGATGTTTGTTGTGGAACAG GTACTTTGGCAGTTCTTGCTTCCCCCAGGGTGCGAGGAGTTGTTGGAATTGAATCTGTGTATAGTGCTGTAAGGGATGCAAGGGCAAATACAGCTGCTAATAACTGCTCGAATGTGGAGGTCGTACCTGGTTTGGCTGAAAAG AAGCTGCCTAGAGTGATATCTGAGCTGGAGTATGCATCAGATATTGTAGCTGTGGTCAACCCCGGTAGAGGAGGAGTTG GACCGCAGGTGATCAAGGCTCTGAGGGAATGCAAGCAGATCGAGCGAGTAGTTTATGTGTCTTGCAATGCCGAGGGACATGCCATGAGAAACTTTGCGCAGCTGTGCGCTCCCTGTGAGGGCAAGGGCAAGAAGTGGCCCAAGGAAGGCTTGCCCTTCTCACTGAAGAAGGTCGTACCGGTAGACCTATTTCCTCACACCGTCCACTGCGAGATGGTTCTTTTGTTTGAGAGGAAGTTGTGA